A single region of the Kineosporiaceae bacterium SCSIO 59966 genome encodes:
- a CDS encoding PspA/IM30 family protein encodes MAQKQTVLGRIAQLARANIHAMLDAAEDPEKMLDQMVRDYRSSISEAEEAIAQTIGNLRLAEQDRDEDQRAAKEWEGKALAASRKADELRAQGQTAEADRFDGLARIAIERQLSAEAEVRAAEPTITAQTEVVDKLKTGLQQMKAKLDELQRTRDQLVARQKSAAAQAQVHEAVSSIDLLDPTSEISRFEEKVRREEAMVAGRAELASSSLESQFEELKDHSRDAEVEARLAELKARSGS; translated from the coding sequence ATGGCGCAGAAGCAGACAGTCCTCGGCCGCATCGCCCAGCTCGCCCGGGCGAACATCCACGCGATGCTGGACGCCGCCGAGGACCCCGAGAAGATGCTCGACCAGATGGTCCGCGACTACCGCTCCAGCATCAGCGAGGCCGAGGAGGCGATCGCGCAGACCATCGGCAACCTGCGCCTCGCCGAGCAGGACCGCGACGAGGACCAGCGCGCCGCCAAGGAGTGGGAGGGCAAGGCGCTGGCCGCCTCCCGCAAGGCCGACGAGCTGCGCGCCCAGGGGCAGACCGCGGAGGCCGACCGGTTCGACGGGCTGGCGCGGATCGCGATCGAGCGGCAGCTCTCCGCCGAGGCGGAGGTCCGTGCCGCCGAGCCCACCATCACCGCCCAGACCGAGGTCGTGGACAAGCTCAAGACCGGGTTGCAGCAGATGAAGGCCAAGCTCGACGAGCTGCAGCGCACCCGCGACCAGCTCGTCGCCCGGCAGAAGTCCGCCGCTGCGCAGGCCCAGGTGCACGAGGCCGTGTCCTCCATCGACCTGCTCGACCCGACCTCGGAGATCTCCCGGTTCGAGGAGAAGGTCCGCCGGGAGGAGGCCATGGTCGCCGGTCGCGCCGAGCTCGCGTCGTCCTCGCTGGAGTCGCAGTTCGAGGAGCTCAAGGACCACTCGCGGGACGCCGAGGTGGAGGCCCGGCTGGCCGAGCTCAAGGCGCGCAGCGGGTCCTGA